One region of Cyanobium sp. M30B3 genomic DNA includes:
- a CDS encoding dCTP deaminase — protein sequence MLKNDRWIKEQAAAGMLEPFQPTLVRHLDPEARSGPLLSYGCSSYGYDLRLSAQEFLIFRHVPGTVMNPKRFNPANLEPAPLHQDDDGQYFILPAHSYGLGVALEKMRVPANITVICLGKSTYARLGIIVNTTPAEASWEGHLTLEFSNSSGADCRIYANEGICQLLFFEGDPCEVTYQDRAGKYQHQPERVTLARV from the coding sequence ATGCTCAAGAACGACCGCTGGATCAAGGAGCAGGCTGCGGCCGGCATGCTCGAGCCGTTCCAGCCCACGCTGGTGCGCCACCTGGATCCGGAGGCGCGCAGCGGCCCGCTGCTCAGCTACGGCTGTTCCTCCTACGGCTACGACCTGCGGCTCTCAGCCCAGGAATTTCTGATCTTCCGCCATGTGCCGGGCACGGTGATGAACCCCAAGCGGTTCAATCCCGCCAACCTGGAGCCCGCCCCCCTGCATCAGGACGACGACGGCCAGTACTTCATCCTGCCGGCCCATTCCTATGGCCTGGGTGTGGCCCTCGAGAAGATGCGGGTGCCGGCCAACATCACGGTGATCTGCCTGGGCAAGAGCACCTACGCCCGGCTGGGCATCATCGTGAACACCACCCCCGCTGAGGCCAGCTGGGAAGGCCATCTCACCCTGGAATTCAGCAATTCCTCGGGCGCCGACTGCCGCATCTACGCCAACGAGGGCATCTGCCAGCTGCTGTTCTTCGAGGGCGACCCCTGCGAGGTCACCTACCAGGACCGGGCCGGCAAATACCAGCACCAGCCCGAGCGGGTGACGCTGGCGCGGGTGTGA
- a CDS encoding cob(I)yrinic acid a,c-diamide adenosyltransferase, whose protein sequence is MTASLPAGIGAAKAGIGPVGAGHRALPVHRPAGSAVSHLRLVPQPEGMLQIHTAPFRGSFATVLSQALRTAGLGSRVLVSQFLKGGVDQGLAASPWLCGRLRWLRPAVPACLAEPAEQHRSEVREAVAEVWQHSREVLLGAAVDLLVLDELGLAMDLGYVGREEVLDVLERRPAQMDVILTGPAMGPELMAMADQVTQLRRGI, encoded by the coding sequence ATGACCGCCAGTCTCCCCGCCGGCATCGGCGCAGCAAAGGCCGGCATCGGCCCGGTGGGGGCTGGCCATCGCGCGCTGCCGGTGCATCGGCCCGCTGGCTCCGCTGTGTCGCACCTGCGCCTGGTGCCCCAGCCGGAGGGCATGCTGCAGATCCACACGGCCCCCTTCCGGGGCAGTTTCGCCACGGTGCTCAGCCAGGCCCTGCGCACGGCCGGTCTGGGCAGCCGGGTGCTGGTGAGCCAGTTTCTCAAGGGTGGTGTCGACCAGGGACTGGCCGCCAGCCCCTGGCTGTGCGGCAGGCTGCGCTGGCTGCGTCCGGCGGTGCCGGCCTGCCTGGCTGAGCCCGCCGAGCAGCACCGGAGCGAGGTGCGGGAGGCGGTGGCGGAGGTGTGGCAGCACAGCCGGGAGGTGTTGCTGGGCGCCGCCGTCGACCTGTTGGTGCTCGATGAGCTGGGGCTGGCGATGGACCTGGGCTATGTGGGCCGGGAGGAGGTGCTGGACGTGCTGGAGCGGCGCCCGGCCCAGATGGATGTCATCCTGACGGGACCGGCCATGGGACCGGAACTGATGGCGATGGCCGATCAGGTCACCCAGCTGCGCCGGGGGATCTAG
- the ntcA gene encoding global nitrogen regulator NtcA produces MVGATRGFSRTASTPSSGEPGTVSGIGSASQGSQTLLEVIRGLNGSSVETVERGKTIFFPGDPAERVYLLRRGAVRLSRVYESGEEITVALLRENSLFGVLSLLTGQRSDRFYHAIAFTRVELITAPATSVRKAIEQDASVGLLLLQGLSSRILQTETMIETLTHRDMSSRLVSFLLVLCRDFGVPGIEGITIDLRLSHQAIAEAIGSTRVTITRLLGDLRQEGLLQIDRKKITVFDPIALAKRFS; encoded by the coding sequence ATGGTTGGCGCCACGCGCGGCTTCAGCCGCACAGCCAGCACGCCCAGCTCCGGGGAACCTGGAACCGTGAGCGGGATCGGCTCGGCCAGCCAGGGCAGCCAGACCCTGCTGGAGGTGATTCGCGGCCTCAACGGCAGCAGCGTTGAAACCGTGGAGCGCGGCAAGACGATCTTCTTCCCCGGCGATCCCGCTGAGCGGGTCTACCTGCTGCGGCGCGGGGCCGTGCGGCTCTCCAGGGTGTACGAGAGCGGCGAGGAGATCACCGTGGCCCTGCTGCGGGAGAACAGCCTGTTCGGCGTGCTCTCCCTGCTCACCGGCCAGCGCTCGGATCGCTTCTATCACGCCATCGCCTTCACCCGGGTGGAGCTGATCACCGCCCCGGCCACGTCCGTGCGCAAGGCGATCGAACAGGACGCCAGCGTGGGGCTGCTGCTGCTCCAGGGCCTCTCCTCCCGCATCCTGCAGACGGAGACCATGATCGAAACCCTCACCCACCGCGACATGAGTTCGCGGCTGGTGAGCTTCCTGCTGGTGCTCTGCCGCGACTTCGGCGTGCCCGGCATCGAGGGGATCACCATCGACCTGCGCCTCTCCCATCAGGCCATTGCCGAGGCGATCGGCTCCACCCGGGTGACGATCACCCGGCTGCTGGGGGATCTGCGCCAGGAGGGCCTGCTGCAGATCGACCGCAAGAAGATCACCGTGTTCGATCCGATCGCCCTGGCCAAGCGGTTCAGCTGA